The Rhodobacter sp. CZR27 genome includes a window with the following:
- a CDS encoding light-harvesting protein yields MTNGKIWLVVKPTTGIPLFLSAVAISSFLVHLAIVTNTTWLPDYYAGSAKAE; encoded by the coding sequence ATGACCAACGGCAAAATCTGGCTCGTGGTGAAACCGACGACTGGCATCCCGCTGTTCCTCAGCGCCGTCGCGATCTCGTCGTTCCTCGTGCACCTCGCCATCGTGACCAACACGACCTGGCTGCCCGACTACTACGCGGGCTCGGCGAAAGCCGAGTAA
- a CDS encoding PucC family protein, translated as MSRFAEHLVRIGPRFLPFADAASDQLPLKKLLRLSLFQVAVGMAIVLLVGTLNRVMIVELEVPASVVGIMISLPLLFAPFRALIGFKSDTHISALGWRRVPWIYKGTLALWGGFAIMPFALIVLGGKGYAEGQPFWLGVSSAGLAFLMVGAGVHIIQTVGLALATDLAPREDQPKVVGLMYVVLLVSMIFSSIGFGWLLDPYYDAQLIKVISGVAVAVFVLNMVALWKMEPRNRAYTVKPEKDPEFSEHWREFINRKNALHGLIVIGLGTLGFGMADVILEPYGGQVLALTVSETTRLTATFAGGGLAGFWLASWVLGRGFDPLRMAFLGAAAGIPGFFAIMAATSATNPWIFVLGTLVVGFGGGLFSHGTLTATMRLAPREQVGLALGAWGAVQATCAGVAVAGAGVLRDVLKAMPDLQAQGPATPYLAVFAVETAFLAITLVVILPLLRAALAAQRV; from the coding sequence ATGAGCCGCTTTGCCGAACACCTCGTCCGGATCGGACCCCGTTTCCTGCCCTTCGCCGATGCCGCCTCGGACCAGTTGCCGCTGAAGAAGCTGCTCCGTCTGTCGCTGTTCCAGGTCGCGGTGGGCATGGCGATCGTGCTGCTGGTCGGCACGCTGAACCGGGTGATGATCGTCGAGCTGGAGGTGCCCGCCTCGGTCGTGGGCATCATGATCTCGCTGCCGCTGCTGTTCGCGCCGTTCCGCGCGCTGATCGGATTCAAGTCCGACACCCATATCTCGGCGCTCGGCTGGCGGCGGGTGCCCTGGATCTACAAGGGGACGCTGGCGCTCTGGGGCGGCTTTGCCATCATGCCCTTCGCCCTCATCGTCCTGGGCGGCAAGGGCTATGCCGAGGGTCAGCCGTTCTGGCTGGGCGTCTCCTCGGCCGGGCTTGCCTTCCTGATGGTCGGCGCCGGCGTCCACATCATCCAGACGGTGGGCCTCGCACTCGCCACCGACCTCGCCCCGCGCGAGGATCAGCCGAAGGTGGTGGGGCTGATGTATGTCGTGCTGCTGGTCAGCATGATCTTCTCGTCGATCGGCTTCGGCTGGCTGCTCGATCCCTATTATGACGCGCAGCTGATCAAGGTGATCTCGGGCGTGGCGGTGGCGGTCTTCGTGCTGAACATGGTCGCGCTCTGGAAGATGGAGCCGCGCAACCGCGCCTATACCGTGAAGCCCGAGAAGGACCCCGAGTTCTCCGAGCACTGGCGCGAGTTCATCAATCGCAAGAACGCGCTGCACGGCCTGATCGTCATCGGCCTCGGCACGCTCGGCTTCGGGATGGCGGACGTGATCCTCGAACCCTATGGCGGTCAGGTGCTGGCACTGACGGTGTCGGAGACCACCCGGCTGACGGCGACCTTCGCCGGCGGCGGCCTTGCCGGCTTCTGGCTGGCGTCCTGGGTGCTGGGCCGCGGCTTCGACCCGTTGCGCATGGCCTTCCTTGGCGCGGCGGCGGGGATCCCGGGCTTCTTCGCCATCATGGCCGCGACCTCGGCCACGAACCCGTGGATCTTCGTGCTCGGCACGCTGGTCGTGGGCTTCGGCGGCGGCCTGTTCAGCCATGGTACGCTGACCGCCACCATGCGCCTTGCCCCCCGCGAGCAGGTGGGGCTGGCGCTCGGCGCCTGGGGTGCGGTGCAGGCCACTTGCGCCGGGGTCGCGGTGGCCGGCGCAGGCGTGCTGCGCGACGTGCTGAAGGCGATGCCCGACCTGCAAGCCCAGGGTCCTGCCACGCCCTACCTCGCGGTCTTCGCGGTCGAGACCGCGTTCCTCGCGATCACCCTCGTGGTGATCCTTCCCCTGCTGCGCGCGGCCCTCGCGGCGCAGCGGGTCTGA
- a CDS encoding LuxR C-terminal-related transcriptional regulator: MNHSPDSFSRTLNTIGGDLPAATSSQLVDRRSLVMIDPRTLERECLVRCVALAHPDIEISGFGSIEEWRARRDRNDQKVILYSTGNRPVVEVSHEIAAVVADAGASPVVVIGAANDLREMITAFDCGARSYLPSSVGIDDIVEASRLASFDGIFLARASLAALRGAIPEREEPRIAVDEHLTERQRAVCDALRRGKSNKIIAGELKLCESTVKVHIRNIMKKLGAKNRTEAAFKLNSSMFAGEGRLS, encoded by the coding sequence ATGAATCATTCGCCAGACTCTTTTTCCAGAACCTTGAATACCATCGGCGGCGATCTGCCCGCTGCGACCAGTTCACAGCTGGTTGACCGCCGTTCTCTTGTAATGATCGACCCCCGGACGCTGGAGCGCGAGTGTCTGGTTCGATGCGTGGCCCTTGCCCATCCCGACATCGAGATTTCCGGTTTCGGCTCGATCGAGGAATGGCGGGCCAGACGGGATCGCAATGACCAGAAGGTCATCCTCTACAGCACCGGCAACCGCCCGGTGGTCGAGGTATCGCACGAGATCGCTGCGGTGGTGGCCGATGCCGGGGCGTCCCCGGTGGTGGTCATAGGCGCCGCGAACGACCTTCGCGAGATGATCACCGCCTTCGACTGCGGGGCGCGCAGCTACCTGCCCTCTTCGGTCGGGATCGACGACATCGTCGAGGCCAGCCGTCTTGCGTCCTTCGACGGGATCTTCCTGGCCCGGGCCAGCCTCGCCGCGCTGCGGGGGGCCATTCCCGAGCGGGAGGAGCCGCGCATCGCGGTCGACGAGCATCTGACCGAGCGTCAGCGCGCGGTTTGCGACGCCCTCCGGCGTGGCAAGTCGAACAAGATCATCGCGGGAGAGCTCAAGCTTTGCGAGAGCACCGTGAAGGTCCACATCCGCAACATCATGAAGAAGCTGGGCGCGAAGAACCGCACCGAGGCTGCCTTCAAGCTGAATTCCAGCATGTTCGCGGGAGAAGGCCGCCTCTCCTGA
- the hemN gene encoding oxygen-independent coproporphyrinogen III oxidase, protein MTNIALLQSLGLFDARVPRYTSYPAAPVFSGAVGSEFQAAAIEALDPAVPISVYVHIPFCERLCWFCACRTQGTQTLAPVEAYVGTLLQELELVKKHLPAGVKAGRLHWGGGTPTILSPELIHKLAQAIKAVIPFADDYEFSVEIDPMMVDEPKIRALSEEGMNRASIGIQDFTDIVQNAIGREQPFENTLACVETLRRYGVNSLNTDLVYGLPHQNRDSLAATIDKVLQLRPDRVAIFGYAHVPWMAKRQKLIDETVLPPDIERHELANLAAKLFTEGGFERIGIDHFARPEDSMAVAARTGKLRRNFQGYTDDTCPTLLGIGASSISKFSEGYLQNTAATAAYIKKVEDGELPGYRGHRMTEDDYLHARAIEMIMCDFHFDMPALKAAFGDAADELAGRVAEAEAKFAPFVKTDATGSFTIAPEGRALARMIARVFDAYETPEARYSQAS, encoded by the coding sequence ATGACAAACATCGCCCTCCTCCAGAGTCTCGGACTCTTCGATGCGCGCGTGCCGCGCTACACGAGTTACCCGGCGGCGCCCGTCTTCTCGGGCGCCGTGGGATCCGAATTCCAGGCCGCGGCCATCGAGGCGCTCGATCCGGCCGTGCCGATCTCGGTCTATGTCCACATCCCGTTCTGCGAGCGGCTCTGCTGGTTCTGCGCCTGCCGGACCCAGGGCACCCAGACGCTGGCGCCGGTCGAGGCCTATGTCGGAACGCTCCTGCAGGAGCTGGAGCTGGTGAAGAAGCACCTGCCCGCCGGCGTGAAGGCGGGACGGCTGCACTGGGGCGGTGGCACGCCCACGATCCTGTCGCCCGAGCTGATCCACAAGCTTGCCCAAGCGATCAAGGCGGTGATCCCCTTCGCGGACGACTACGAGTTCTCGGTCGAGATCGACCCGATGATGGTGGACGAGCCGAAGATCCGCGCGCTGAGCGAGGAGGGCATGAACCGCGCCTCGATCGGCATCCAGGACTTCACCGACATCGTCCAGAATGCCATCGGCCGCGAGCAGCCGTTCGAGAACACCCTGGCCTGCGTCGAGACGCTGCGCCGCTACGGGGTGAACTCGCTGAACACCGACCTCGTCTACGGCCTGCCGCACCAGAACCGCGACAGCCTGGCCGCGACGATCGACAAGGTGCTGCAGCTGCGGCCCGACCGGGTGGCGATCTTCGGCTATGCCCACGTGCCGTGGATGGCCAAGCGCCAGAAGCTGATCGACGAGACCGTGCTGCCCCCCGACATCGAGCGGCACGAACTGGCGAACCTCGCCGCGAAGCTGTTCACGGAAGGCGGGTTCGAGCGCATCGGCATCGACCACTTCGCCCGCCCCGAGGACAGCATGGCAGTCGCCGCCCGCACCGGCAAGCTGCGCCGCAACTTCCAGGGCTATACCGACGACACCTGCCCGACGCTGCTTGGCATCGGCGCCTCGTCGATCTCGAAGTTCAGCGAAGGCTACCTGCAGAACACCGCAGCCACGGCCGCCTACATCAAGAAGGTCGAGGACGGCGAGCTTCCCGGCTATCGCGGCCACCGCATGACCGAGGACGACTATCTCCACGCGCGCGCAATCGAGATGATCATGTGCGACTTCCACTTCGACATGCCGGCACTGAAGGCCGCCTTCGGCGACGCCGCCGACGAGCTGGCCGGGCGGGTGGCCGAGGCGGAGGCGAAGTTCGCGCCCTTCGTGAAGACGGATGCCACGGGGTCGTTCACCATCGCACCCGAGGGCCGGGCGCTGGCGCGGATGATCGCGCGGGTGTTCGATGCCTATGAGACGCCGGAAGCGCGCTACTCGCAGGCTTCCTGA
- a CDS encoding NnrU family protein, which translates to MTDWIEFAAALSVFFASHLLPARPGVREPLIGLLGRRAYFAAYGVVSLLVLAWLIAAAARAPFVELWPQTPAVRWVPNCTAPVVWMLVAQGFGLPWPWTLGGKRRMPFDPERPGLAALSRHPLLIALMLWSAAHTLTNGDLAHVIMFGSFFGLSVAAIPMFDRRARRALPPAERDAAFRAAPLFSLRPLVDPHWLKQNEEHILPRLLAAAAIWALALALHQTVVGVSPLPM; encoded by the coding sequence TTGACGGACTGGATCGAATTCGCGGCGGCGCTGTCCGTCTTCTTTGCCTCGCATCTGCTGCCCGCGCGGCCGGGCGTGCGCGAGCCTCTGATCGGACTGCTGGGGCGGCGCGCCTATTTCGCCGCCTATGGCGTGGTGTCGCTTCTCGTGCTGGCCTGGCTGATCGCAGCGGCCGCCCGGGCGCCCTTCGTGGAACTCTGGCCGCAGACGCCGGCGGTGCGCTGGGTGCCGAACTGCACCGCGCCGGTGGTCTGGATGCTGGTGGCGCAGGGCTTCGGCCTGCCCTGGCCCTGGACCCTTGGCGGGAAGCGCCGCATGCCCTTCGATCCCGAGCGTCCGGGCCTCGCCGCGCTGTCGCGTCATCCGCTGCTGATCGCGCTCATGCTCTGGTCGGCGGCGCATACGCTGACGAACGGCGATCTGGCGCATGTCATCATGTTCGGCTCGTTCTTCGGCCTGTCCGTCGCGGCCATCCCGATGTTCGATCGCCGCGCCCGCCGCGCCCTGCCACCGGCGGAGCGTGACGCCGCGTTCCGGGCTGCGCCGCTCTTCTCGTTGCGGCCGCTGGTCGATCCGCACTGGCTGAAGCAGAACGAGGAGCACATCCTGCCGCGGCTTCTGGCGGCGGCGGCGATCTGGGCGCTGGCGCTGGCGCTGCATCAGACGGTTGTCGGCGTCTCGCCGCTGCCGATGTAG
- a CDS encoding NnrT protein: protein MTRRTRVTLWLYPFGAGAAGVNLFFASLILSWVDVPLIPPIWSFLGGMIIGIPATHLFAGHIVRLMEQAERA, encoded by the coding sequence ATGACCCGCCGCACCCGCGTCACCCTCTGGCTCTATCCGTTCGGTGCCGGGGCTGCGGGGGTGAACCTTTTCTTCGCCTCGTTGATCCTTTCATGGGTCGACGTGCCGCTCATTCCGCCGATATGGTCGTTTCTGGGCGGGATGATCATCGGGATACCCGCCACGCACCTATTTGCCGGGCACATCGTCCGGCTGATGGAGCAGGCGGAGCGCGCTTGA
- a CDS encoding protein NnrT has protein sequence MRILLPLLILIPGAVAAATFERPVPQAQTDVAEFWFAMASLGFVLALAAVQWMVQRR, from the coding sequence ATGCGAATCCTGCTTCCCCTGCTGATCCTCATCCCCGGCGCGGTCGCGGCGGCCACCTTCGAACGGCCCGTCCCGCAGGCCCAGACCGACGTGGCCGAGTTCTGGTTCGCCATGGCCTCGCTCGGCTTCGTGCTGGCGCTGGCCGCGGTGCAATGGATGGTGCAGCGCAGATGA
- a CDS encoding nitric oxide reductase activation protein NorD, whose product MSFHVFDLMEPEETVGNLWHDYASRFAATRGHEGAAVTLEAMRPSVAVLFRALGGPAGVEIGESPATAARHRRGLGSKLGETRILEHVAGFDGERLRLPPVLDCFPSADLNRAAYLWLAALAAQVDLPEPAGPLAFDLAQIAAMEAATARVLSLAPGLADVYRTLSAHVRLSRETHAAFGTETAVEERVRAALGGTMTARAHDLTGGHEPSGYAPFAPVPLWLRLSRGAGGKAASNPDETNAPASLPTTTRKVGQRRDLDQANRKDGFIVHRFEAILSWVEALNINRATDDDDQENAQKAAEDQDHITLTQHFKRAASRLRLHLDLAPQDADHERLSDRFTYPEWNHRSKSLMPDHCRVLEAEAEAEAGPGFAPDPRLMTRVRRQFETLHPRRILCKRQVEGAELDLDALIEAQVALRTTGRGSDRIYLNSRAIERDLSVAILMDCSRSTEAVVGDRSVIDTAREALAALAGGIDVAGDRLAIWGFSSLRRDRVFLKKCKGFDEPMGEAVTGRIGGLRPGHYTRLGTAIRHASAMLAEEAASRKLLLVLTDGKPNDLDHYEGIHGIEDSRMAVREARALAQSVHGVIVDADGQDWFARIFGRVGFTLLPDPARLSRALPDIYRSLTQEI is encoded by the coding sequence ATGAGCTTCCACGTGTTCGACCTGATGGAGCCGGAGGAAACCGTCGGCAACCTCTGGCACGACTACGCCAGCCGCTTCGCCGCGACCCGCGGCCACGAGGGCGCCGCCGTTACGCTGGAAGCCATGCGCCCGAGCGTGGCGGTCCTCTTCCGCGCGCTCGGCGGCCCTGCGGGCGTCGAGATCGGCGAGAGCCCGGCGACCGCCGCCCGGCACCGGCGCGGCCTCGGCTCGAAGCTGGGCGAGACGCGGATCCTTGAACATGTGGCTGGCTTCGACGGGGAGCGGCTGCGGCTGCCTCCCGTCCTCGACTGTTTCCCTTCGGCCGACCTGAACCGGGCGGCCTATCTCTGGCTCGCGGCCCTTGCGGCGCAGGTGGACCTGCCAGAGCCTGCCGGGCCGCTGGCCTTCGATCTGGCGCAGATCGCGGCGATGGAGGCGGCGACCGCCCGCGTCCTGTCGCTGGCGCCGGGGCTGGCCGACGTCTATCGCACGCTCTCGGCCCATGTCCGCCTGTCGCGCGAGACCCATGCCGCCTTCGGCACCGAAACCGCGGTGGAGGAGCGTGTGCGCGCGGCCCTTGGCGGCACAATGACCGCCCGGGCGCACGACCTGACCGGCGGGCACGAACCCTCGGGCTACGCCCCCTTCGCGCCGGTTCCGCTTTGGCTGCGGCTGTCGCGCGGGGCAGGGGGCAAGGCTGCTTCGAACCCCGATGAGACAAACGCGCCGGCGAGCCTTCCCACCACCACGCGCAAGGTGGGCCAGCGGCGCGACCTCGACCAGGCGAACCGCAAGGACGGCTTCATCGTCCACCGCTTCGAAGCGATCCTGAGCTGGGTCGAGGCGCTGAACATCAACCGCGCCACCGACGACGACGATCAGGAGAACGCGCAGAAGGCGGCCGAGGATCAGGACCACATCACCCTGACCCAGCATTTCAAGCGCGCGGCCAGCCGGTTGCGCCTGCACCTCGACCTCGCCCCGCAGGATGCCGACCACGAGCGCCTGTCGGACCGCTTCACCTATCCCGAATGGAACCACCGCTCGAAGAGCCTGATGCCCGATCACTGCCGCGTGCTCGAGGCCGAGGCCGAGGCCGAGGCGGGTCCAGGCTTCGCTCCCGACCCCCGGCTGATGACCCGTGTGCGGCGGCAGTTCGAGACGCTCCACCCGCGCCGCATCCTCTGCAAGCGGCAGGTAGAGGGCGCGGAGCTGGACCTCGACGCGCTGATCGAGGCTCAGGTGGCGCTGCGCACCACGGGCCGCGGCTCCGACCGGATCTACCTCAACTCGCGCGCCATCGAGCGTGACCTGTCGGTCGCGATCCTGATGGACTGCTCGCGCTCGACGGAGGCCGTCGTCGGCGACCGCTCGGTGATCGACACCGCGCGCGAGGCGCTGGCGGCGCTGGCGGGCGGCATCGACGTGGCGGGCGACCGGCTGGCGATCTGGGGCTTCTCCTCGCTGCGCCGCGACCGGGTGTTCCTCAAGAAATGCAAGGGCTTCGACGAGCCGATGGGCGAGGCGGTGACGGGGCGCATCGGCGGCCTGCGTCCCGGCCACTACACCCGCCTCGGCACCGCGATCCGCCATGCCTCGGCGATGCTGGCCGAGGAAGCCGCCAGCCGGAAGCTGCTGCTGGTGCTGACCGACGGCAAGCCCAACGACCTTGACCACTACGAGGGCATCCACGGCATCGAGGACAGCCGCATGGCGGTGCGCGAGGCCCGCGCGTTGGCGCAGTCCGTCCATGGCGTGATCGTGGATGCGGACGGACAGGACTGGTTCGCCCGGATCTTCGGCCGCGTCGGTTTCACGCTGCTTCCCGACCCTGCGCGGCTGTCCCGCGCGCTGCCCGACATCTACCGTTCCCTCACCCAGGAGATCTGA
- a CDS encoding CbbQ/NirQ/NorQ/GpvN family protein, producing MNALVRDVTVPFYKPVGNECSLFEAASNKGLPLLLKGPTGCGKTRFVEHMAARMGRKLYTVACHDDLSAADLIGRFLLKGGATEWVDGPLTRAVREGAICYLDEVVEARKDVTVVLHPLTDNRRTLMIDRTGEELVAPPGFMLVASYNPGYQNILKRLKPSTRQRFLSISFTFPDPVTETAVVARESGLSEARVAPLVRLAGHVRALSGMDLEEGVSTRLLVYAASLMAGGMTVEQALEAAVIEPLTDEPDVAQALRDLVATVYG from the coding sequence ATGAACGCCCTCGTCCGCGACGTCACGGTGCCCTTCTACAAGCCCGTCGGCAACGAGTGCAGCCTGTTCGAGGCGGCCAGCAACAAAGGTCTTCCCCTTCTTCTGAAGGGGCCGACCGGCTGCGGCAAGACGCGGTTCGTCGAGCACATGGCGGCGCGGATGGGGCGCAAGCTATATACCGTCGCCTGCCATGACGACCTGTCGGCGGCGGATCTCATCGGGCGCTTCCTCCTGAAGGGGGGAGCCACCGAATGGGTGGACGGGCCCTTGACCCGCGCCGTCCGCGAAGGCGCGATCTGCTATCTCGACGAGGTGGTCGAGGCCCGCAAGGACGTGACGGTGGTGCTTCACCCGCTGACCGACAACCGCCGCACGCTGATGATCGACCGGACGGGCGAGGAACTGGTGGCGCCTCCGGGCTTCATGCTGGTCGCCTCCTACAACCCCGGCTACCAGAACATCCTGAAGCGGCTGAAGCCCTCGACCCGGCAGCGCTTCCTGTCGATCAGCTTCACCTTCCCCGACCCGGTGACCGAGACGGCCGTGGTGGCGCGCGAGAGCGGGCTGTCCGAGGCCAGGGTCGCGCCGCTCGTGCGGCTCGCCGGACACGTCCGCGCCCTCTCGGGCATGGACCTGGAGGAAGGCGTCTCAACCCGGCTTCTCGTCTACGCGGCCTCGCTGATGGCGGGCGGCATGACGGTGGAGCAGGCGCTGGAAGCCGCGGTGATCGAGCCGCTGACCGACGAACCCGACGTGGCGCAAGCGCTGCGCGACCTCGTCGCAACCGTCTACGGCTGA